Proteins from a single region of Verrucosispora sp. NA02020:
- a CDS encoding DUF6817 domain-containing protein — MRTDGGMREWLRERGAERIAHPGGTLYAHLCRVGERLDALGCGSDVATAGLTHAVYGTDGFDLTLLDLADRPVLRDLVGADAEEIVYLYGACDRKRTWRKLAETGQVFDRFTGRMLVPDAARLRALVDLTIVNELDVIERDPAVADRYGSYFRDLFASWAPLASAPVISDVQRVLRP; from the coding sequence ATGCGCACCGACGGCGGCATGCGGGAGTGGCTCCGTGAGCGCGGAGCGGAGCGGATCGCTCATCCCGGCGGCACCCTGTACGCCCACCTGTGCCGAGTGGGTGAACGACTCGACGCCCTCGGCTGCGGCAGTGACGTGGCAACCGCCGGCCTCACCCATGCCGTCTACGGCACCGACGGGTTCGACCTCACTCTGCTCGATCTGGCCGATCGCCCGGTGCTGCGTGACCTCGTCGGTGCCGATGCCGAGGAGATCGTCTACCTGTACGGCGCCTGCGACCGCAAGCGCACCTGGCGGAAGCTGGCAGAGACGGGCCAGGTGTTCGACCGGTTCACCGGGCGGATGCTGGTGCCGGACGCGGCGCGACTCCGGGCGCTGGTGGATCTCACCATCGTGAACGAACTGGACGTCATCGAGCGCGATCCTGCGGTGGCGGACAGGTACGGCTCCTATTTCCGGGACCTGTTCGCCTCCTGGGCGCCTCTCGCCTCGGCGCCGGTCATCAGCGACGTACAGCGGGTCCTGCGTCCGTGA
- a CDS encoding GPP34 family phosphoprotein, with translation MTIDSWKPSDPPTLTEDLLLLLFQPRSGTIAGENTLFYVLAGAVLADLALNGQLATTAKGRISSVAEHVPSDDVLRATWDYLADKPRSAQTVLAAMGPGLRQPVLDRLVRRGDIRQEERKVLGLFRSTALRDGGTDRRARLLDDVRQVLVEGAEPSARIAALAALLSASGTLPQFDREIPWTSPVITRAKELEQGDWGATAAAEAVTRTVTATVVNSTVAAITVLPRS, from the coding sequence ATGACCATCGACTCGTGGAAGCCCTCGGACCCGCCGACCCTGACCGAGGATCTTCTCCTGCTCCTGTTCCAGCCCCGGTCCGGCACCATCGCCGGCGAGAACACCCTCTTCTACGTCCTCGCCGGAGCCGTCCTCGCCGACCTCGCGCTCAACGGCCAGCTGGCCACCACGGCGAAGGGTCGGATCAGCAGCGTCGCGGAGCACGTACCCTCCGACGACGTCCTGAGGGCGACCTGGGACTACCTCGCGGACAAGCCGCGCAGTGCGCAGACCGTCCTGGCGGCGATGGGACCCGGCCTGCGGCAGCCGGTGCTGGACAGGCTCGTCCGGCGTGGCGACATCCGTCAGGAGGAGCGCAAGGTGCTCGGACTGTTCCGCTCCACAGCCCTGCGGGACGGCGGCACCGACCGGCGCGCACGCCTGCTGGACGACGTCCGGCAGGTCCTCGTGGAGGGTGCGGAGCCGTCGGCCCGGATCGCCGCGCTCGCGGCGCTGCTCTCTGCCAGTGGAACGCTTCCCCAGTTCGATCGCGAGATCCCGTGGACGTCGCCGGTGATCACCCGGGCGAAGGAGCTCGAACAGGGGGACTGGGGCGCCACCGCCGCAGCGGAGGCCGTGACCCGCACCGTGACGGCCACCGTCGTCAACAGCACCGTCGCGGCCATCACCGTGCTCCCCCGAAGCTGA
- the coaD gene encoding pantetheine-phosphate adenylyltransferase — MRALYPGSFDPFTPGHLNVVSRARDLFDEVVVLVAVNSVKHPDTDEGQRAAAVRAALPVEWTSVTVAAWRGLTSTYCRDHGIGAIVRGVRNTSDLQAECRLAAMNQSLGVPTVFLPAQPDLAAVSSTALRTLGGLSFGGAR; from the coding sequence GTGCGAGCCCTCTATCCCGGCAGCTTCGATCCCTTCACCCCGGGGCACCTGAACGTGGTGAGCCGGGCACGTGACCTTTTCGACGAGGTGGTCGTGCTCGTCGCCGTCAACAGCGTCAAACATCCCGACACCGACGAGGGGCAGCGCGCCGCCGCCGTACGGGCCGCACTGCCGGTCGAGTGGACCTCCGTGACCGTGGCGGCCTGGCGCGGCCTCACCTCCACGTACTGCCGTGACCACGGGATCGGGGCGATCGTTCGGGGCGTACGCAACACCAGCGACCTGCAGGCCGAGTGCCGACTCGCGGCGATGAACCAGTCGTTGGGCGTACCCACCGTGTTCCTGCCCGCCCAGCCCGACCTCGCCGCAGTCTCCTCGACCGCGCTGCGCACGCTCGGCGGCCTCAGCTTCGGGGGAGCACGGTGA
- a CDS encoding ABC transporter ATP-binding protein, with the protein MSSTPVIDVERLNLTYGDFHAVRDLSFQVRRGELYALLGTNGAGKTSTLEVVEGHRKPTSGTVRVFGHSPQDRRAVRPRMGVMLQESGFSPDLTVRESVGLVGRLTRRTDDVDRLLDLVDLTDRAGRRVSQLSGGEKRRLDFATAAYGTPELMFLDEPTTGLDIQSRDDVWATVDRMRENGATIVLTTHYLEEAQQRADRIGLMHQGRLHREGSVTELTRTLPAVIRFTLPTAVPALPLAAVVDADGTVVVETFALQKDLHVLLRWAEEHAVELRDLTAGPTRLDDVFRALGS; encoded by the coding sequence ATGTCCAGCACACCAGTCATCGACGTCGAGCGCCTCAACCTGACCTACGGCGACTTCCACGCCGTGCGGGACCTCTCCTTCCAGGTGCGGCGCGGAGAACTCTACGCACTGCTCGGCACCAACGGAGCCGGGAAGACCTCGACCCTGGAGGTCGTCGAGGGGCACCGGAAGCCGACCTCCGGCACCGTGCGCGTCTTCGGGCACAGCCCGCAGGATCGCCGCGCGGTACGTCCCCGAATGGGCGTGATGCTCCAGGAGAGCGGATTCTCACCGGACCTCACGGTCCGCGAGTCCGTCGGGCTGGTCGGCCGGCTCACCCGGCGTACGGACGACGTCGACCGGCTGCTCGACCTGGTGGACCTCACCGATCGGGCCGGTCGGCGGGTGTCCCAGCTCTCCGGCGGTGAGAAACGGCGACTCGACTTCGCCACCGCCGCCTACGGCACCCCGGAGTTGATGTTCCTGGACGAGCCGACGACGGGCCTGGACATCCAGTCCCGCGACGACGTCTGGGCCACCGTGGACCGGATGCGGGAGAACGGTGCCACGATCGTGCTCACCACGCACTACCTGGAGGAGGCGCAGCAGCGCGCCGACCGGATCGGGTTGATGCACCAGGGTCGCCTGCACCGCGAGGGCAGCGTCACCGAACTGACCCGTACCCTGCCCGCGGTCATCCGCTTCACCCTGCCCACGGCGGTGCCGGCGCTGCCGCTGGCGGCGGTCGTCGACGCCGACGGCACGGTCGTGGTCGAGACCTTCGCCCTGCAGAAGGACCTGCACGTGCTGCTGCGGTGGGCCGAGGAACACGCCGTGGAGCTGCGGGACCTCACGGCCGGGCCGACCCGGCTCGACGACGTGTTCCGCGCCCTCGGTAGCTGA
- a CDS encoding helix-turn-helix transcriptional regulator, whose amino-acid sequence MAHARRLARLRDYAFVGTEMVTGLRTRRSAAWMESEVGGSMHGPSKRVAFGDAIPSIVRWGHSPDSDLVYRALLMLGPRPARDIGRTLGLSPGRLSAALDELVAVGAVLLGVAPGRDEQVWSARSPATVLESLRSKHAQDSAVRSAVGLPPPVATVTYAREHLGDGLIHLPSRAAARRRLADLARTTRHEHLAMNTEMSFDPTSARSAVPVDRALLDRGVTMRVLGRQSTDERDPLLGHGRRPDEPGPDYRQAPCVPMKLIVIDRRVALFPVSPHNFDRGYLEVSQAAVVSALVNLFDREWDSARPPRSFNMPTIILDDRERALIALLAQGHTDVSAARELQVSARTVSNILRTLMDRVGVENRFQLGLALGAAQAAPSAGGDR is encoded by the coding sequence ATGGCGCATGCGCGCCGCCTCGCACGATTGCGGGATTACGCATTCGTCGGCACCGAAATGGTCACGGGACTCCGGACGCGCCGCTCGGCTGCTTGGATGGAGTCCGAAGTGGGAGGCTCGATGCACGGACCCTCGAAGCGGGTCGCCTTCGGCGATGCGATCCCATCCATCGTCCGTTGGGGACACTCGCCGGATTCGGACCTCGTCTACCGCGCTCTGCTCATGCTGGGACCACGTCCAGCTCGGGATATCGGCCGGACGCTGGGCCTGTCGCCAGGCAGGCTCTCGGCTGCCCTGGACGAACTGGTGGCGGTCGGCGCCGTGCTCCTCGGAGTCGCGCCAGGACGAGACGAGCAGGTCTGGTCCGCCCGCTCACCGGCAACCGTGCTGGAGTCTCTGCGGAGCAAACACGCTCAGGACAGTGCCGTGCGGTCGGCGGTCGGTCTACCGCCCCCCGTGGCGACGGTGACGTACGCGCGCGAACACCTCGGTGACGGCCTGATTCACCTGCCGAGCCGGGCTGCAGCCCGGCGACGGCTGGCCGACCTCGCGCGAACGACTCGCCACGAACACCTGGCGATGAACACGGAGATGAGCTTCGACCCAACGTCGGCCCGATCCGCCGTGCCGGTCGACCGGGCACTACTCGACCGTGGCGTCACGATGCGGGTACTCGGCCGGCAGAGCACCGACGAGCGCGATCCGCTCCTCGGGCACGGACGCCGTCCCGACGAGCCGGGCCCTGACTACCGGCAGGCGCCGTGCGTACCGATGAAGCTGATCGTCATCGACCGCCGGGTTGCGTTGTTCCCGGTCTCTCCGCACAACTTCGACCGGGGATACCTGGAGGTCAGTCAAGCGGCCGTGGTATCCGCGCTGGTGAACCTCTTCGATCGTGAGTGGGACAGCGCCCGTCCACCGCGGAGTTTCAATATGCCCACGATCATTCTCGACGACCGGGAGCGGGCGCTGATCGCCCTACTCGCGCAAGGCCACACCGACGTATCCGCTGCCCGCGAACTCCAGGTCAGCGCACGCACGGTGAGCAACATCCTGCGTACGCTGATGGACCGGGTCGGCGTCGAGAACCGCTTCCAGCTCGGGCTGGCGCTCGGGGCGGCTCAGGCCGCCCCGAGCGCTGGAGGTGACCGATGA
- a CDS encoding ABC transporter permease has product MLAIASSELIQIFRNRLVLITSLVVPVAVCVFFVRQHETFAAIGSLGYIAAIVMFTVAAFGLYATAVTTLASRRQNLFLKRLRSTAESDAGILAGLLLPVVVLAVLQVTAILIALAVVAGQPSDVLLLGVATIATLAMMVGLALATAGLTNSPEHAQVTTLPVTLGVIAVASWVGITGTADLAWLKRLLPGGAATELTVNAWNGGVAVADSLLLLAPTLGWVAVAVALATRLFRWEPRR; this is encoded by the coding sequence ATGTTGGCCATCGCGTCCAGCGAGCTGATCCAGATCTTCCGCAACCGGCTGGTCCTGATCACCAGCCTCGTCGTCCCGGTCGCGGTCTGCGTGTTCTTCGTCCGCCAGCACGAGACCTTCGCCGCCATCGGCAGCCTCGGCTACATCGCGGCGATCGTCATGTTCACCGTGGCCGCGTTCGGGCTCTACGCCACCGCCGTCACCACCCTGGCCTCGCGGCGGCAGAACCTGTTCCTCAAGCGGTTGCGCTCCACCGCCGAGAGCGACGCCGGCATCCTCGCCGGTCTGTTGCTGCCCGTCGTCGTCCTCGCCGTGCTCCAGGTGACCGCGATCCTGATCGCCCTGGCCGTCGTCGCCGGTCAGCCCTCCGACGTCCTGCTGCTCGGGGTGGCGACCATCGCCACCCTCGCCATGATGGTCGGCCTGGCGCTGGCGACCGCAGGACTGACGAACTCCCCCGAGCACGCCCAGGTCACCACGCTTCCCGTCACCCTCGGCGTGATCGCCGTGGCAAGCTGGGTGGGCATCACCGGCACGGCGGACCTCGCCTGGCTCAAGCGGCTGCTGCCCGGCGGCGCGGCCACCGAGCTGACCGTGAACGCGTGGAACGGCGGCGTCGCCGTGGCCGACTCGCTGCTCCTGCTGGCGCCCACACTGGGCTGGGTCGCCGTCGCCGTCGCCCTCGCCACCCGACTCTTCCGCTGGGAGCCCCGCCGATGA